The proteins below come from a single Miscanthus floridulus cultivar M001 chromosome 1, ASM1932011v1, whole genome shotgun sequence genomic window:
- the LOC136481613 gene encoding GATA transcription factor 16-like isoform X2 yields MDSSVEKGSGALDPDEGPPASGEAKACTECHTTKTPLWRGGPCGPMSLCNACGIRYRKKRREAMGLDSSSKAGGGNEQQQQRKKKATAAAAAAAASKREREREREADEVTVELRAVGFGKEVVLKQRRRMRRRRRLGEEERAAILLMALSSGVVYA; encoded by the exons ATGGACTCCTCCGTCGAGAAG GGGAGCGGGGCGCTGGATCCGGACGAGGGCCCGCCGGCCTCCGGCGAGGCCAAGGCCTGCACCGAGTGCCACACCACCAAGACCCCTCTCTGGCGCGGGGGTCCCTGCGGGCCCATG TCGCTGTGCAACGCGTGCGGGATCCGGTACCGGAAGAAGAGACGGGAGGCGATGGGCCTGGACTCCAGCAGCAAGGCCGGCGGCGgcaacgagcagcagcagcagcggaagAAGAAGGCCACcgcggctgccgccgccgccgcggcgtccaagcgggagagggagagggagagggaggcggaCGAGGTCACCGTGGAGCTCCGCGCTGTGGGGTTCGGCAAGGAGGTGGTGctgaagcagcggcggcggatgCGCCGGAGGCGGCGCCTCGGCGAGGAGGAGCGCGCGGCCATCCTGCTCATGGCGCTCTCCTCCGGCGTCGTGTACGCCTGA
- the LOC136481613 gene encoding GATA transcription factor 16-like isoform X1: MDSSVEKQGSGALDPDEGPPASGEAKACTECHTTKTPLWRGGPCGPMSLCNACGIRYRKKRREAMGLDSSSKAGGGNEQQQQRKKKATAAAAAAAASKREREREREADEVTVELRAVGFGKEVVLKQRRRMRRRRRLGEEERAAILLMALSSGVVYA, translated from the exons ATGGACTCCTCCGTCGAGAAG CAGGGGAGCGGGGCGCTGGATCCGGACGAGGGCCCGCCGGCCTCCGGCGAGGCCAAGGCCTGCACCGAGTGCCACACCACCAAGACCCCTCTCTGGCGCGGGGGTCCCTGCGGGCCCATG TCGCTGTGCAACGCGTGCGGGATCCGGTACCGGAAGAAGAGACGGGAGGCGATGGGCCTGGACTCCAGCAGCAAGGCCGGCGGCGgcaacgagcagcagcagcagcggaagAAGAAGGCCACcgcggctgccgccgccgccgcggcgtccaagcgggagagggagagggagagggaggcggaCGAGGTCACCGTGGAGCTCCGCGCTGTGGGGTTCGGCAAGGAGGTGGTGctgaagcagcggcggcggatgCGCCGGAGGCGGCGCCTCGGCGAGGAGGAGCGCGCGGCCATCCTGCTCATGGCGCTCTCCTCCGGCGTCGTGTACGCCTGA